GTAACCATAGTGTATGGATTCTGTGGCTTGACAACATCATGCTTTTGACTTTCATGTTATCTTGATCACTTGATAACTGAGTTCATTTTATTGCTCTCCAGTATTCCATCATATGAATCTAATGTCTCAAGAATATGCATCCATTgttttgttgatggacatttgggaaaCAAAAGGCTTTTGCTATTTCAAAGCAGGTCACTGTAAACATTCTTGCATTCATGTGTATTCATCCACTTATACCGAGATTCTCCCAGTTGCATTGCCAGGATTAACATTACTGGGTAATGTAGTAGGGTAATTCACACTCCCACCAGGTGTGTATGAGATGGGCCCGCCTCTACAAGCTCACCACCCCTTCGCTATTCTcctacttcctacttttgtggTCATgtagctcttgagagtcccttggactgcaaggagatccaaccagtccatcctaaaggagatcagtcctgggtgttcattggaaggactgatgctgaagctgaaactccaatactttggccacctcatgcgaagagttgactcattggaaaagaccctgatgctgggagggattgggggcaggaggagaaggggatgacagagtatgagatggctggatggcatcaccaactcaatgggcatgagtttgagtaaactccaggagttggtgatggacagggaggcctggcatgctgcgattcatgggtcgcaaaaagtcggacacaactgagtgactgaactgactgactgactgactgagtgatTGAGAATGGGTATCTTATGAAGATTAATGATATCCTTTCACATGCTTAAGGGAAATTCCTATTTCATCATTTGTGAAGTGTTTTAAgtcttttacttacttttttactgtattttttttttgggtaaTTCTCTTATAGATTTATATACATACTAAATATATTCTATGTGCTCAtcctttgtcatatatatatttcaaataattatatatatatacacatattgcaATACTTTCTCCCAGTTTGGGGTTTGTATTTTTCCCCTCttcacactcacatacacactcataaacacaaacacatacataaaaagaaacacactcacacacactttcaactatgtgcacacacatagTGCTTGGCTTCTATCCGGCACCTGGGACAACAGAGGGAACCTGTGGGTGCTGTGGGCAAGTTGAGGGACCCACTCAGCCCAGGGCGGTCAGGGAAAGCTGCCCAGAGCCCTCACTGTTCTGGTGGAGCAGGAGGACGGGATAGGAGGTGCTGAGGAAGACAAGGCAGAGAGAGGGTGGCTCAGGAGCCCAGGGCGTTTGGGAGGGATGGTGCCAAGCTTACTGCTGCAGGTTCTAGAAAAGCCCATGTAAAAatcaaaaaacaacaaccctCATAGAGACCAAATTAACAGAGAatgaatttaacattttcttcaacCCCAACCATTGTTCCTATAGGCTTCCTAAGAACTGCTGGTGTGTGGAATGCAAATTCCATGAGGACAGGGGTTGTGACGTCCTGTCACCAGTGCCAGGGATCAGTGATGACAGTTGACAACCAACCGTCCCCATCAGCGAACTGCAAGGAAGCAGAGACAGTAGTAAATCTGCTTTAAACCCCAGAAGCTTCCTTGATTTCTCCCCTTTTCACCTacccatcaagaggctcttgctTCTTTCCTTATCACATCTTTCAACATCCCCCCCTCAGTGCCACCATCCAAGTCTAGCGCCTTCAGATATTAGGCCTAGGTCTTCCCCACTAACTGTTCCTCTTCAATCCAAGCCCCTCATCGGCACTCCCAAGCCATTCTTCTGAAAATAGTGTCACCCTCTCTTCTCCACCCTGGTCCTCGTCCCAGGTTCTTAAAAATAGGGGAGAGACAGATAAAACCTCATCACTTCAGCCACAAGATTCACTCTCCACTATTCTGATTCCTGACTCTAGTTGTAGGAGAGCCACCAGATAGACTCCACATCTTCTGGAAGGAACTCCAAGAGACAAGACCTCTTCCCCAGGCAGCCCCCTTCCCCACAAACCCAGAAGCAGGAAGCTCTCAAAAGTTTTAAGTTCCTTCCACCAGCCACATAGCTCCTTACCTCTTCCCAGATGGAGGGAACATTCCAACAACCTATGGGACCCTTCGCTTTCTGCTTGAAATCCTCTGAAATGCTGCCTGGAACTTTGGAACATTGGTGCATTGGTACTCGACCCCCTGCCTAGCCAGCCCTGTTACATCTCTCAGTAAATGCTTTGGAACCATACTACCACCCAAATTTGTGTCTAAGTGCTACGGGTAAAATTACAATCTCACTGGAAGTCCACAGGTCCCTAGTCATTCATTATTCCCAGATGCCCACATCTCATTAAAACCTCGTCTCATCCCCCAGATCtcctcttctgccttttcctaGTTCTCCCTCTGTCTTCTCAACATTAACCTCACTATCAGCAATTACCTCTCCCAACATCCTCAACCTGGAATTTTCCCGTGGATACCACATGCCCCTGAGCTCTCCAAGAGGGAAGCTCCTTTCCTCACTCCTGGCCTAGGGGTTCCCAAACATTCTCATCCCCAGTGGCCTTTTCTCTCATCTCCTTTCCAGGCACCTCATGTCACACTCGCAGCAGAGCTTATCACCCATAAAACCGCATCACTTCCCCAGTAAGAATCTAAGCATTACCAGTGCACctagaataaaataaacacttttcaTATGGATCTGTAGGATTGTCCTTTGCCTACTTCTCAATGTTATCTCTACCTCTCCTGCTCACTTGCTTGTGGCTATATAAGCCTTCTTCCAGCTCTGCAGACAATTCAAAGCCCTTTCCTGAAAATTCAAAGTCCTTTCCTGGGCCTTTCTACCTGGAATCTTCTTGCCAGAAATGCCCTTCTCCTGGCTCTTTGCATGGGTGATGCTCATCCTCGGGTATCAGCTAAATCTTAATTCGTGACCACAACCTTACCTGTCAGCTCTTGGAGCGAGGTTCCCTCCTCCATTTTTTCTATATCATATAGAACACCTGAGAGGTCTACAACTTCATTTCTCAGTAATtaagcttaatttttattttatcctatcATTCCACTGGTtggagaaaaaatagaaactagcataaaattttaaaagaaattatattccaatttagagagagagagagaggaccagGGCTAGCTGCCAAGAGACAAAAAAAGCTTTCTTGTGTTTCCCTTCCTCTACCTGATGCTAAGCTCTGGAGAGAATACAAAGTGATGAGATATGCGGTGGTGATGGGAGTGGGGTGAGGTGGAGCCTGGTTCCCACTGAGAGAATCTCCCTCCTATGAGGCCATCAGTCTCCACAGGTCACTGTGGCACCTTCATTAGTTGTGATGTTATAATTTCAGGACTGTAAATCTCTCCATGTATCTGTCTTGGTTTCCACAGGACCCGGTATTGGTTGGGTCTTAAAGGATGCTCAAGAAATACTGGAATTGACTCTTCCGAAGACCTCTTGGTCACCAATGATACGTGAAAGAAAGTTGGATGTCCATGCTAAGTCTGATGCTGAGAGCCCCAAGTGGGCTGCACACGTGCAGATCATTTATTCTTCTATGGTTTCCTAGTTCATTTTAGGGTTCATAGAAGATTCACAAGTTTACTGCATTTGAGTTTCACGCACCCCACCTACTGTAACAGAATTTTAGAGACTCAGAGGTCTTAGAAAccgttgaaagtgaaagtgaaagttgctcagtcatgtctgactctttgccaccccatggactgtatccatggaattctccaggccagaatactgaagtgggtagccttccctttctccaggggatcgtcaacccagggatcaaacccaggtctcccacattgctggtggattctttaccagttgagccacaagggaagcccaagaatactggagtgcgtagcctatcccttctccaggggatctttccaacccaggaattgaaccggggtctcctacattgcaggcagattctttaccaactgagctatgaggaaagcccttGAAGTTGAGGTGCTCAGTAAAGTAAGTCCCAGAGAAAGGAAGTAAATTGCCCAAAGGAACAAAACAAGTTAGCAAGGTTGGGACTAGAACTCAGGTCAATTAATGCCAAGTTCTGTGTCCTTCTACAAGATGATGCAGAATATACAACATCAGCTCCATGAACCATATCAGATCCATCCACCAAGTCTGGTCTGTGGGTTACATTGGCCCCATATAATACTGGcttaaatttcctttcttcttttataaatttttatttgagtataattatgtataatgttgtgttagtctcaggtacatagtaaagtgagtcagttatacatgtatctacaGTTTTTAGAaacttttcccatataggccattacagagtattcaTTAGCGGCTTGATTTTCAAAATGTTGGCTACAGATAGATATCTATTGTTTACATGTACCACTTTGACTGCTTACATCACCTTGACCGTCTACTGTGTCCATGTACCACGTCACTTACAGGTACCATGTTTCATGTTGATTGCAAGTATTCTATTGGTTTCAGTGCCCCTAGAATAGGTtattttatcacctccactattTGCTGCTCTCACTGTAGAAGGAATATACATCCATCCCCACTGCCATGTGACCTGCATTAGTTTTCTGTGGGAGGAAAATACTTCCTGCCCTTTTGCCATGAGGCTTAACCATAGGATGTTTTTGACCAATAGGATGTGAGCAGAGAGATGAGTGTCACTTCTGAGTGGAAGCTTTAAGaggtatcatactaagtgaagtaagtcagatagaaaaagacaaatactatatgatatcgctaatatgtgggatctaaaagaaaaacacaaatgaatttacttcTGATAGTTTCAGCTTAGCTCTCAAAATGATGGCTTACACCTTGTCTTGGGATCCTGGATGAGCCCCCAGGATGATAGACGAAAGTTTATGGTATTCCATTGGATTCGTGGTCTCCAAAGGAGACTTAACTCCAGGACCAAAGACAGTCTCAGTCACTCGGAGTTTTGTGTAGTAGAAATTTTGTTAAAGTGATAGTGACAGAaaaaagtttctgacatagacatcagatgGGGGTAGAAAGATTACCCACCTCACTAGTGTAAAGCAGAGCATTGAATAATTTTCTGCTAACTGCTGAGAATAGAAAAAATACTTCAAGGCTGTGAAAATTTTGCCCAGACCCTTTCCTGTAACATACATCCTTGGGATGACATCAGCATGAGATTAGCCAGAAGGAACAGGTTAACCCAGAGCTCAAGGCTATGGAAGTTGTACCCAGACCTTCTCCCATAGAATACATTCTGAGCTCAAAAAAGCATGTCCTTGAGCAAGAAATACTGCTGCCTATGAGGCCTACATGTCCAAggcaaaagaatgtgaaaaagaaagaatgttcacCTCCTCCTTAAAGGGCCTTTAGActtggactccttatcaacctggCTAAGTTAATGCTCtaacttacaaaatagaaatagattcacagacacagaagacagACTTATCTCTACCATAGGGTAAAGGTCAGGGGAGAAGGATAAACACAGAGCTTGGAATCAATATAtgacactactatatataaaatggataaccaacaggggcctactgtataacacagggaactactTTCAATATGTCATAATAATCTATaagaggaaagaatctgaaaaaaatagatttatgtatacatatatacatataactgagtcagtttgttgtatacctgaaattgacacaacattgtaaatcaactatacttcaatttaaaaagaaaggaaaaaaatatatcttccCTTATGCCTTCTTGTTTGTAAGCTGGAAGAAATGTTCtctatttgtctttatttcttccttcataaGCGTCAGCATACATCCATTCTCACTTAAATAGAGTACATGGAAATAGATTAgagaatgaaattaaatgactaaAGATTAATTTTTATGCCTCCATTTTAATGTGATGCATCTtagtttctaaaaattttataaccTAACAAGTATAATTTTACCTAGTCTGaaagataattatatataaaatattatcaaaagtTGTATTTTTCTCCTATGCATACATATTTTACTCACATGGTTCCATGCTGTATATTCTTCACAATAACCTGTTATGTAACATATTATTCTATTGTTCTTCTGATCATTCTGTCATATTCttcaaaaaaatgtattaaaacattAGGGAGggaggtgaaagtgaagttcaagagggaagggacatatgtatacctatggccaattcatgttgatatatggcagaaactatcacaatattgtaaagtaattatcctctaattcaaaatttaaaaaaagaaacaatgtataaaaacattaaaaaagagctatcatgtattaatattttagccATTATTCCTTTCTCTCTGTCATAAGACTAGCATTTTCAAGATAGAACCTCCGACTTTGGGTGGGATCCAAGAATCCGGTGGCAGAAGGCCACAGTCTATTTACATCTGACATTGAATATGAACATAAATGAACTCTCACTGTTGTAAGCCACTGAGATTGAGTTATTGTGCCACAGTGTATCAACTTGATCAAGACAGCCATGTTGGTTTCATGTTCCACCTTTGTGCAACTGACCAAGTACTATTTTGTTTCAGATGTATAATGTTGGTTTCATGCATTATAGATACTCCATCTTTTCTCAACATTGGGCATTCTACCTTAGACTCTGCCTGCCTCCCAATTCACCAGGCCACTCTACCCTTCCCCATCACTTTGAGAAAAGCCTCCTTGATGTCCTTGTTCCTCAGACTGTAGACCACAGGATTAAGCAGAGCAGTGAAGACATTATAAAAGAGTGATACCTGCTTGTCTTGCTCAGGGGAATAGCTTGCATTGGGCCTCATGTAGATGTAGGTGGCTGGAGCATAGAAGAATGTGATCACAGTCAGGTGGGAAGCACAGGTGGAGAAAGCCTTGCAGCGGGCCTTCATGGACTTGATCTTAACAATGGCCTGGGCAATACGGATGTAGGAGGCCACAATGAGGGATAGTGGGGCAACAACCATGAAAACACTGATGACTAGGTCCACCATTTCAATGAGGTGTGTATCCATGCAAGCCAAATTTCGTACTGAGGGGCCTTCACAGAAGTAGTGGTTGACCCTGTTGGGCCCACAGTATGGCAGCCTCATGGTGAAAAAAGTGTGGATCAGAGAGAAGAAGAAACCACAGGCCCAGGTCCCAGCTGACAGTCGTGTGCACAGGCCCCAGCTGAGGATGACAATATAATGCAGTGGATAGCAGATGGCCACGTATCTGTCATAGGCCATGACTACAAGGAAAAAACACTCAGTCAAGGCCAGGGCACCAAACATGTACATCTGTAGCCAACAGCCAGCAAAGGAGATGGTCTGAGATAGAGAAAGAAGATGCACTAACATCTGGGGCATGGTGGTAGTTACATAGGCCATATCTAGCAGGGAGAGGatacagaggaagaaatacatgggagTGTGGAGATGCATGTCCAGGCATACCAGGGTGATGATGAGCCCATTGCCCAAGATTGAGCTCAGGTAAAGAAGAAGGAAGGCGCTGAAGAGGATCCTGTTGGTCGTGGGGTCACTGGAGAAGCCAAGCAGGATAAATTCAGAAACCCAGCTTTGGTTCTGCCCTGGAGGCATCCACATGATGGGCCTATAAGAGGATCACATTCATTTAAATGCCATCTAAAATATGATAGTTGAATAAAAACTGGAGGCAGACAGgctatgattttaattttgagtccactactcacctagagccttgcacagttacttaacctctctgagcctcatctataaaatgaggctaATAACACTCATTTTTCAGGGCGTTTAGGAAGAGTTGGGGCAATGTATGTGAAGTATCTCATATTAAAATAATACCTTAAAACACTAAATAGTAATAAATACTCATTTGCAATCTCCCAGGCTTATTCCCCAACCCTCAGCAACCAACTGAAAAATTGGTTGCTCAAATATCTAGTAACAATCAACTTACACAATATCATCTCCAGCCCCCAAACCTGCAGAAGTGCTCTTCCCTTCTGCCTTAAGGTCATTTGTCTGGATGTATTACAAGCCTCTCCTCACCCTGAGAACATGTTTCTTTGACAACTGACAATAGGAAGCTTTATCAATAAAGGGTGACAGAGGGGCAATGTGATGATAGGAGGAGACTGAGGTTGGGGCTTCAATTTCTCCTTCCTCAGTTACTCACCTGGAATGCCAGTGGGTTGGTGGGGACCATCCACAGTCACATACTCAGGCCACACACATTCTCCCTACCCAGTGATCACTTCTAGGAGAACTCTGGCCTGTGACTCCACCCTAACTTCCAGTAGCAGACTGTGTATTCCTGTGGCAGTCACACCCTCTCTGAAAAAGTCtgagcttagttttttttttttttctttctggttagaGAAGATAGTGGTgtcaagaggaggaggaagaaggagggaaagtgaaagtcattcaaacGTGACCAActcactgcaaccccatggattatacagtccatggaattctccaggccagaatactggagtgggtaccctttcccttctccaggtgatcttcccaacccgggaatcgaaccccagtctcctgcattgcaggcagattctttaccagctgaaccacaagggaagtccaagaaggaCGGAAGTAACTCCTAAATCCTTAGGCCCTGTGAACTCTTCTTTAGCTATAAGACAAtagctgctttttttcttttttttatttgctaCTTCTGGATTTCTTCAAGTTCCTTTTTATACCTTTTAGCAGTTATCTACCTTTAActagtctagtcaaggctatgatttttccagtggtcatgtatggatgcgagagttggactataaagaaagctgagctctgaagaattgatacttttgaactgtggtgttggagaagactcttgagagtcccttggactgaaaggagatccaactagtgcATCCttaaggatatcagtcctgggtgttcattggaaggactgatgttgaagctgaaactccaatactttggccacctgatgcggagagctgactcatttgaaaagaccctgatgctgggaaagattgagggcaggaggagaaggggatgacagaggatgagatgcttggatggcatcaccgacacaatggacatgggtttgggtggactccgggaattggtggtggacagggaggcctggtgtgctgtggttcatggggtcacaaagagtcggacatgactgagtgactgaactgaactgaattgaacctttAACTAGCTAACAATTCTGTATAGTAAATTTTCCCTGTTCACATTACTGGTGTGTTCTGTCTCCTGCCAGGATCCTAACCGAGGCAGATACTAAATCTATGGGGAGTGAGTCTGATAAGGAACAGAACGCTATATAGTTACAAGCTATCTATCCATAAAGTAATTACTaattatgaaagtaaaaagtggtAGCTATCAGTGGAGAAGTTGGACATCTTAACAGTGATTCAATTAATGTCACCAATAAGGAGCATATAGAAACCATGTGTCTCCATATGTGAAATCCTTACAATAGACCACCTATATATTACTTgagataaaaaagcaaaacctgaatctaatcatgagaaaacatcaaaGAAACCTAAATTGAGGaatattctacaaaataattAGCTTCTAGCCTTCAAAAAATATCtatcatgaaagacaaagaaagttcTAATCTGTAATAGAAgcaaggaaaccaaaaaaaaaaaaaaactattgcaaAAGGTAAACCTGGAAAGGGGGAATGCTACAAATAACATTAATTTGATAACCGATAAGCCTGGAATATAAATTAGATTAGTTTAGATATGTGTGTCAGTGTTAAAATTCCTGAACTTGACAACTACTATTCTCTTACATCTTAGAAGCTATTCTCTGAAGTATTAAAGGGTAAATGAACATGATATTTACAAATTATTCTCAAATAGTTCTGGAAATTACAAGAATAACAAtgctaaaaatttaataaatgtagTTATGGGACATACAGGATTTCTTTGTAgtattctttcagcttttctgaGGGTTTTTTACTtccaaaaaaagtttttgaaaaaaaatttaaatgtgaaataaaaacagtttcagaaaaacaaaaagtgagaTAATTTAAATGGAGTTCTTCAAGCAGAaagaaagcaacagaaacaaaaaaaatttaaaggaatgaAGAGCCTCTCAAAGAAaggttaaatataaattaataatgaaCATAAACCAATAATAAAGTTTTGtgagatttaaaacaaaagactAAAGATTATGGCAACAATACACAAGAAGTGGAATTAGTAATAGAGTTAGTGTCTAAACATTTTGTATAGTTGGAAAAATGGTAAAACTAATCTCTAGAATTAGACTGCAAAAAACCAAAGATTTATGTTAAAATATCTAGGTAAaatcagtaaatgaatgaatactatATAAAACCAACAGCCtaaaataggagaaaattaactaataaaaatgttcattgttCCAAAGTCATACTCTtttaagagaggaagaaaatcaaacaaaaaatagCCAGCTCAATAGAAAATAGGTGGAACTTAACTATGTATGCAATTACTTTAAatacaaaaggacaaatgctTTCATCAAAGGCATACTTTCAAGCTGAGATTTTAAAAACCTTATATATAATTCACAAGATGCATACCTTCTTCAATCTGCAATGCGTAAATATATCAACATTTGTCAAAATGGACTATATGCTGCATCATAAATGTAAACAAAAAATCCAAAGCATGAAATCAGTCAGAATATACTCTCTAAACCATGATATTGGCTAGAAATCAATTTCAAAGTAAATATAATGAGTAAATACCTGACTTCTTTGAAATTAGcatacacttctaaataatttggcttcccaagtggctcagtggtaaagaatcctcttgcaaatgcaggagatgcaggagttgcaggttcgatccctgggctgagaagatccctcagagaaggaaatggcaacccactccagtattgctcaTGCTTCtgcacagtcgtgtccggctctgtgcaaccctatggactgtagcctacaaggcttctctgttcgtgggattgattctcctccaggcaagaatactggagcgggttgctattttctcctccagggtatcttccccacccagggataaaTTGAACCCCGCATTCTgtgtcttctgtgttgcaggtggattctttacctgctgagccatcggggaagcctttaatattcttgcctgggaaattccacagacagaggagactggcaggctacagtccttggggtcacaaagagtcagacacaacttagtggctaaacaacaacaacaactaaacaaTTTATGGGGTAAAGAAAATCtaaatggaaattaaatatattaaataaatgatgattaaaataaaacattatcagTGCTTAGGGCAGGAACTTTATAGCCTTAaattcatatatgaaaatatttttaaaaagctaaaataaactgaaattttcaTCTCAAAAAGCTAGAAAAGGAGCTACAAATCAAGCCCAAAAAGAAgttgaaggaaggaaataataaagataagagcagaaaacaatgaaatggtAAAGAAGTTTACAAGGAGAAAAGTTGACAGCACtcaaatttttcctttgaaataataCCTAAGTCCTTAACAAGTTTGATAAAGAGTAGTAAATAAAACACGAATTACCAACATCAGGAAT
This portion of the Cervus canadensis isolate Bull #8, Minnesota chromosome 2, ASM1932006v1, whole genome shotgun sequence genome encodes:
- the LOC122437111 gene encoding olfactory receptor 2A12-like translates to MWMPPGQNQSWVSEFILLGFSSDPTTNRILFSAFLLLYLSSILGNGLIITLVCLDMHLHTPMYFFLCILSLLDMAYVTTTMPQMLVHLLSLSQTISFAGCWLQMYMFGALALTECFFLVVMAYDRYVAICYPLHYIVILSWGLCTRLSAGTWACGFFFSLIHTFFTMRLPYCGPNRVNHYFCEGPSVRNLACMDTHLIEMVDLVISVFMVVAPLSLIVASYIRIAQAIVKIKSMKARCKAFSTCASHLTVITFFYAPATYIYMRPNASYSPEQDKQVSLFYNVFTALLNPVVYSLRNKDIKEAFLKVMGKGRVAW